In Humulus lupulus chromosome 6, drHumLupu1.1, whole genome shotgun sequence, a single genomic region encodes these proteins:
- the LOC133784706 gene encoding uncharacterized protein LOC133784706, with product MEIKRKALLLVRGNPDDSYQKLPMYLHMLKQANPGTVTHLLTDNEDRFKYLYIAFSNSIKGWRYLRPIIVVDGTFLKNAHGGTLFSASTLDPNNNIFVLAFGIADSENDNSWLWFFSKLRDTYGEPEGLAIVSDRHKSIENAVHIVYPNAFHGSCMYHLLNNLKSKYGNRGEQLQMNFIAAAKAYTKTECEHYMRSLDRLDRRIRPYLEKAKYETWARSYSPTKRYTMMTSNIAESLNAALKAARILPIDILVECLRSLVQKWVWNNSNNANGTFTKVSTATENELRHDIVSKMKYEVLPFNPIEYQVRDEKGINFTVNIHNRTCTCNRFQEDEMPCGHAVAVIAKRNLGVYDYCAKFYKTETLKAMYEENVHPLPHKDEWNLPQHLDIVVLPPKATIPAGRPRKKRIRSRGEQKVIITCGKCGQPGHNRKTCRNPPIDKANKQKKQKS from the exons ATGGAGATCAAGAGAAAAGCTTTGCTTTTAGTAAGAGGGAACCCTGATGATTCATATCAAAAGTTGCCAATGTATCTTCACATGTTGAAGCAAGCAAATCCAGGAACAGTAACACATCTGCTCACAGACAATGAAGACAGATTCAAATACTTGTACATAGCTTTCTCCAACTCAATCAAAGGTTGGAGATACTTGAGACCTATcattgttgttgatggaactttcTTAAAAAATGCACATGGCGGCACACTATTTTCAGCATCAACATTAGATCCAAACAACAACATTTTTGTCTTGGCTTTTGGAATAGCAGACTCAGAAAATGATAACTCTTGGCTTTGGTTCTTCTCCAAACTGAGAGACACATATGGAGAACCCGAAG GATTGGCTATTGTTTCTGACAGACACAAGAGCATAGAGAATGCAGTACATATAGTGTACCCAAATGCGTTCCATGGATCTTGCATGTATCACTTGCTCAATAATTTGAAAAGCAAGTATGGAAACCGTGGAGAACAGCTACAAATGAATTTCATTGCAGCAGCAAAAGCATACACAAAAACAGAATGTGAACACTACATGAGAAGCCTTGATAGACTTGACAGGCGCATTAGACCCTATTTAGAGAAAGCCAAATATGAAACTTGGGCAAGATCATACTCACCAACAAAAAGATACACCATGATGACATCCAACATCGCAGAATCGCTCAACGCTGCACTAAAAGCTGCAAGAATTCTCCCTATTGATATATTGGTTGAATGTCTTAGAAGTTTGGTTCAAAAGTGGGTTTGGAACAATTCAAATAATGCAAATGGAACATTCACAAAAGTGTCTACAGCAACAGAAAATGAATTGAGACATGACATTGTTTCAAAAATGAAGTATGAG GTCTTGCCTTTCAACCCAATAGAATATCAAGTTCGTGATGAAAAAGGGATCAATTTCACAGTAAATATTCACAATAGAACTTGTACATGCAATAGGTTTCAAGAAGATGAAATGCCTTGTGGGCATGCAGTAGCTGTAATTGCAAAGAGAAACTTGGGAGTATATGATTACTGTGCAAAGTTTTACAAAACAGAAACTTTGAAAGCAATGTATGAAGAAAATGTTCACCCTTTGCCCCATAAAGATGAATGGAATCTACCACAACACTTAGACATAGTGGTGCTACCTCCAAAGGCAACAATCCCTGCAGGAAGaccaagaaagaaaagaataagatcaAGAGGAGAACAAAAAGTGATAATCACCTGTGGTAAATGTGGCCAACCAGGACATAACAGGAAAACTTGCAGGAATCCACCAATTGACAAGGCAAACAAGCAGAAAAAACAAAAGTCATAG